The Streptomyces sp. Mut1 genome window below encodes:
- a CDS encoding response regulator transcription factor gives MCANVIVAEDDENQAELLRRYLEREGHRVTVAPDGLAALDAVRHGEPDLLLLDVMMPRADGLDVVRVLRAEQRELPVLMLTARTTEDDLLLGLDLGADDYVTKPYSPRELMARVRTLLRRNRRGAGGEPGDAGVLTVGALVVDPARHVVSVQGRAVECTPGEFRILAALAAEPDRVFSRQRLLAELHGFDRYISDRTVDVHVMNLRKKIEPAPRRPVRLLTVFGVGYKLTDPAKAATRAASS, from the coding sequence GTGTGCGCAAACGTGATCGTCGCCGAAGACGACGAGAATCAGGCCGAACTCCTCCGCCGCTACCTCGAACGGGAGGGCCACCGCGTGACCGTCGCGCCCGACGGACTCGCGGCTCTCGACGCGGTCCGGCACGGGGAACCCGACCTGCTGCTCCTCGACGTGATGATGCCCCGGGCCGACGGCCTCGACGTCGTACGGGTCCTGCGCGCCGAGCAGCGGGAGTTGCCGGTCCTGATGCTCACGGCCCGCACCACGGAGGACGATCTGCTGCTCGGCCTCGACCTGGGCGCCGACGACTACGTGACCAAGCCGTACAGCCCGCGCGAGCTGATGGCCCGGGTGCGTACGCTGCTGCGCCGCAACCGGCGGGGTGCGGGCGGCGAACCCGGCGACGCGGGCGTGCTGACGGTGGGGGCGCTGGTCGTCGACCCGGCCCGGCACGTGGTGTCGGTCCAGGGGCGGGCCGTGGAGTGCACCCCGGGCGAGTTCCGGATTCTCGCCGCGCTCGCGGCCGAGCCGGACCGGGTGTTCTCCCGGCAGCGGCTCCTCGCCGAACTCCACGGATTCGACCGCTACATCAGCGACCGCACGGTGGACGTGCACGTGATGAACCTGCGCAAGAAGATCGAACCGGCCCCGCGCAGACCGGTGCGGCTGCTCACCGTCTTCGGTGTCGGCTACAAGCTGACGGACCCGGCGAAGGCGGCGACCCGTGCGGCGTCCTCGTAG
- a CDS encoding AAA family ATPase, with amino-acid sequence MRGGAGRGSVRKAEQAWNQAVVLMRQGDRGGACAQFALATHHDPTAADAWLGLHLTGDDRKAALDGMLRGSAQFGALRTKFQQPFRSTFQIGHYVTFRLENARDLWLAAMSSLLDERRLDEAWARLSTAQLDCDETRFVCTRYAFVKEDWPLVLKFATGIGDAFLKDEAQLYVGAALFAQGVHHEAVNVLSPLPRKLEAGSRFDAEATYFMGRALEELGREEEALKRYQYAFRCAPDLLDVESRARARPVVAAPEPAAPVAATVRAEPSPDAAAGSGGTQGRSDEERERLLAEARESLDAMIGLQPVKRQVLTLIAQLRMSALREAQGLPGGARPRHFVFAGPPGTGKTTVARVIGQVFAGLGLLSSGHVVEAQRVDLVGQHLGSTALKTNAVIDSAMDGVLFIDEAYALSNSGYSGGDAFGKEALQVLLKRAEDDRDRLVVVLAGYREEMAGLLATNPGLVSRFNTRVDFPSYSADELVLIARSVLASQGDEPDAGALDVLASLCTAIVERGMADTVGNARFARELCSKASAQRDLRLYSAHAGGTPTRQEMVTVLARDVVAAHDELMEAHSGGEDAG; translated from the coding sequence GTGCGGGGTGGCGCGGGCCGGGGTTCGGTCAGGAAGGCCGAGCAGGCGTGGAACCAGGCGGTGGTCCTCATGCGGCAGGGCGACAGAGGAGGAGCCTGCGCACAGTTCGCGCTCGCCACGCACCACGACCCCACCGCCGCCGACGCCTGGCTGGGTCTCCACCTGACGGGGGACGACCGGAAAGCGGCGCTGGACGGCATGCTCCGCGGCTCGGCGCAGTTCGGTGCGCTGCGGACGAAGTTCCAGCAGCCCTTCCGGTCCACGTTCCAGATCGGCCACTACGTCACCTTCCGTCTGGAGAACGCCCGCGACCTGTGGCTGGCGGCCATGTCGTCGCTCCTGGACGAGCGCAGACTCGACGAGGCGTGGGCGCGGCTCTCCACCGCTCAGCTGGACTGCGACGAGACACGGTTCGTCTGCACCCGGTACGCGTTCGTCAAGGAGGACTGGCCTCTCGTCCTGAAGTTCGCCACCGGGATCGGTGACGCGTTCCTGAAGGACGAGGCGCAGTTGTACGTCGGTGCGGCGCTCTTCGCCCAGGGCGTCCACCACGAGGCCGTGAACGTGCTGTCGCCGTTGCCGAGGAAGCTGGAGGCCGGCAGCCGGTTCGACGCCGAGGCCACGTACTTCATGGGGCGGGCGCTGGAGGAGCTGGGCCGGGAGGAGGAGGCGCTGAAGCGGTACCAGTACGCCTTCCGGTGCGCACCGGACCTCCTCGACGTGGAGTCGCGGGCCCGCGCCCGGCCGGTCGTCGCCGCCCCGGAGCCCGCCGCCCCGGTCGCCGCGACGGTGCGGGCCGAGCCCTCGCCGGACGCGGCCGCCGGGAGCGGCGGCACGCAGGGGCGGTCCGACGAGGAGCGGGAGCGGCTGCTCGCCGAGGCGCGGGAGTCGCTCGACGCGATGATCGGGCTCCAGCCGGTGAAGCGCCAGGTGCTGACCCTCATCGCCCAGTTGCGCATGTCCGCGCTGCGCGAGGCGCAGGGGCTGCCCGGCGGGGCCCGCCCCCGCCACTTCGTCTTCGCCGGGCCGCCCGGCACCGGGAAGACGACGGTGGCCCGCGTCATCGGCCAGGTCTTCGCCGGGCTCGGGCTGCTGAGTTCCGGGCACGTCGTCGAGGCCCAGCGCGTCGACCTGGTCGGGCAGCACCTGGGGTCCACGGCCCTCAAGACCAACGCGGTGATCGACTCGGCGATGGACGGGGTGCTGTTCATCGACGAGGCGTACGCCCTGTCCAACAGCGGCTACTCCGGCGGCGACGCCTTCGGCAAGGAGGCCCTCCAGGTGCTCCTGAAGCGGGCCGAGGACGACCGTGACCGGCTGGTCGTCGTGCTCGCCGGGTACCGGGAGGAGATGGCCGGGCTGCTCGCGACCAACCCCGGTCTGGTCTCCCGCTTCAACACCCGCGTCGACTTCCCGTCGTACTCCGCCGACGAACTGGTCCTCATCGCCCGGTCCGTGCTGGCGTCCCAGGGCGACGAACCCGACGCCGGCGCCCTCGACGTCCTCGCTTCCCTCTGCACGGCGATCGTGGAGCGCGGGATGGCCGACACCGTGGGCAACGCCCGGTTCGCGCGCGAGCTGTGCTCGAAGGCCTCGGCGCAGCGCGATCTGCGGCTGTACTCCGCGCATGCCGGCGGCACACCGACCCGCCAGGAGATGGTCACCGTCCTCGCCCGGGACGTGGTCGCCGCACATGACGAACTCATGGAGGCCCACAGCGGCGGCGAGGACGCCGGGTAG
- a CDS encoding Eco57I restriction-modification methylase domain-containing protein, producing the protein MSAIPSNQVFAAVRTAGALLPGDLLVRIAEGEDVTGGRPEDHGPATAHAVREEAGRSWEHLKPLWRELREHLPRTPGAGAASRPPAGRAGGDWPAALWHALGYGPLTAVGPAGIAADSGPAKTFPVSHRWHHVVIHQTAWDHGLDSRRAGQAPPHSLLQECLNRTEAHLWGVLTNGRRMRLLRSSGPRATVAYLEFDLEAIFDGELFSEFALLYRLLHASRFAVEPGAAPSTCRLETWRTEAIASGTRTLDQLCKGVRTALTTLGTGFLRHPANAALRASTDADALHNALLRLVYRLLFVFVAEDRDALLSPEAGAPARSRYEAHFSSARLRAHAREPGGTGDGGLYESLRVVLDALGDENGRPELGLPGLGGIFDVTETDAPLRGLSLSDEHLLTAVRHLSQVRDPGSGRPRTVGYRHLGAEELGSVYESLLELVPRLAPAGRAFELVELPGNTRKTTGSYYTPSSLVECLLDSALDPVLDAAVDRGERAATGATGAPGTVVRELLALTVCDPACGSGHFLVAAARRIAKRVAAVREDTPEPTPGTLRHALNEVVAHCVYGVDLNPMAVELAKVSLWLEALEPGRPLGFLDAHVKHGNALIGATPALLRGGIPDAAFRPLAGDDKEYARALARRNRAERRGDSGPFDEDTAAGAANTALATGLRSIADAPSDTLAEVRGQEAAYRDLAGSARYVRARHVADAWCAAFMARKADGVPPAVTEGVFRSLQDPASDAVPRATHEEIVRLRRRHRFFHWHLEFPEVFTVPGSGEGVDAATGWAGGFACVLGNPPWERIKLQEQEFFARRDAEIAAAKTAATRKRLIAALKEDGDGTGLHAEFEVAKRRAEGESHFLRGAGRHPLTGRGDINTYAVFAETGRALTGPRGRMGVIVPTGIATDATTQFFFRDLVTEGSIAALYDFENAAPVFPDVHRSFKFSILSLTGRALREPAARFAFFLHDPAELRDESKVFTLTPEEITLLNPNTGTCPVFRSRRDAEITLGIYGRVPVLIKEGDPDGNPWGVTFRTMFHMSNDSHLFRTREELTATGWHPCGNRFVRADRSMLPLYEAKMVDAYNHRAADVVKSATAVKRQNQPSYLSAADRASASRLAVPGSWVDSAGTPHDAPPGWLAFLRISSPTNQRTMISAILPPAAIGDSVFLLCTRTSRDSAALAAHFNSFVYDFVTRQKVAGLNLNFFYIRQLPVLPPETVRRFTDFLTPRVLELTYTAHDMRPFATDLGESGAPFCWDEARRRHIRAELDALLFHLYEIARDDVGHILDTFPVVRRRDEARYGTYRTKDLILAEYDRMAAAGLPAGGTYTSTLTPPPGEGARHPEPAAVTSASTR; encoded by the coding sequence ATGTCCGCCATCCCCTCGAACCAGGTCTTCGCCGCCGTCAGGACAGCCGGTGCGCTCCTGCCGGGCGACCTGCTGGTCCGGATCGCCGAGGGCGAGGACGTCACCGGCGGCCGGCCCGAGGACCACGGTCCGGCCACCGCACACGCGGTGCGGGAGGAGGCCGGACGGAGCTGGGAGCACCTGAAGCCCCTCTGGCGCGAACTGCGCGAACACCTGCCCCGGACCCCCGGGGCCGGGGCCGCCTCGCGTCCACCGGCCGGCCGCGCGGGCGGCGACTGGCCGGCCGCCCTCTGGCACGCACTCGGCTACGGCCCGCTCACCGCCGTCGGCCCGGCGGGCATCGCGGCCGACTCCGGCCCGGCGAAGACCTTTCCCGTCTCGCACCGCTGGCACCACGTCGTGATCCACCAGACGGCCTGGGACCACGGTCTCGACTCGCGCCGCGCCGGGCAGGCCCCGCCCCACTCCCTGCTCCAGGAATGCCTCAACCGCACAGAGGCCCACCTCTGGGGTGTCCTCACCAACGGCCGCCGGATGCGCCTGCTCCGGTCCTCCGGCCCCCGGGCCACCGTGGCCTACCTCGAATTCGACCTGGAGGCGATCTTCGACGGGGAGCTGTTCAGCGAGTTCGCCCTGCTGTACCGGCTGCTGCACGCCTCCCGCTTCGCGGTGGAGCCGGGAGCCGCGCCGTCCACCTGCCGGCTGGAGACCTGGCGCACCGAGGCCATCGCCTCCGGCACCCGGACCCTGGACCAGCTCTGCAAGGGCGTCCGGACCGCCCTCACCACCCTGGGCACCGGCTTCCTGCGCCACCCCGCCAACGCGGCCCTGCGCGCGAGCACCGACGCCGACGCCCTGCACAACGCCCTCCTGCGCCTCGTCTACCGCCTGCTCTTCGTGTTCGTCGCCGAGGACCGCGACGCCCTGCTGTCCCCGGAGGCGGGCGCCCCGGCCCGATCCCGCTACGAGGCGCACTTCTCCTCCGCCCGGCTGCGCGCCCACGCCCGCGAGCCCGGCGGCACCGGGGACGGCGGCCTGTACGAGTCGCTGCGTGTCGTCCTGGACGCCCTCGGCGACGAGAACGGCCGCCCCGAACTGGGCCTGCCCGGCCTCGGCGGCATCTTCGACGTTACGGAGACCGACGCCCCGCTGCGCGGACTGTCCCTCTCCGACGAGCACCTGCTGACGGCCGTGCGCCACCTCTCCCAGGTCCGGGACCCGGGCTCGGGCCGTCCGCGTACGGTCGGCTACCGGCACCTGGGCGCCGAGGAACTGGGCTCCGTCTACGAGTCCCTGCTCGAACTCGTCCCCCGGCTCGCCCCGGCCGGCCGCGCCTTCGAACTGGTCGAGCTGCCCGGCAACACCCGTAAGACGACCGGCTCCTACTACACCCCCTCCTCGCTCGTCGAGTGCCTCCTCGACTCCGCGCTCGACCCGGTCCTGGACGCCGCCGTCGACCGCGGCGAGCGGGCGGCGACGGGCGCCACCGGAGCGCCCGGAACCGTCGTCCGCGAGCTGCTCGCCCTCACCGTCTGCGACCCGGCCTGCGGATCCGGCCACTTCCTCGTCGCGGCGGCCCGGCGGATCGCCAAACGTGTCGCCGCGGTCCGGGAGGACACCCCGGAACCCACTCCGGGCACGCTCCGGCATGCCCTCAACGAAGTCGTCGCCCACTGCGTCTACGGCGTGGACCTCAACCCGATGGCCGTCGAGCTGGCCAAGGTGTCGTTGTGGCTGGAGGCCCTGGAGCCGGGCAGGCCGCTGGGGTTCCTGGACGCGCACGTCAAGCACGGCAACGCGCTGATCGGGGCGACCCCGGCCCTGCTGCGGGGCGGTATCCCGGACGCGGCGTTCAGACCGCTCGCCGGCGACGACAAGGAGTACGCCAGGGCCCTGGCGAGGCGGAACCGGGCCGAACGGCGGGGTGACAGCGGTCCGTTCGACGAGGACACCGCCGCGGGGGCCGCCAACACCGCGCTGGCCACCGGCCTGCGCTCCATCGCCGACGCCCCCTCGGACACCCTCGCCGAGGTGCGCGGGCAGGAAGCCGCCTACCGCGACCTCGCCGGGTCCGCGCGGTATGTGCGCGCGCGGCATGTGGCCGACGCCTGGTGCGCCGCGTTCATGGCGCGCAAGGCGGACGGCGTCCCGCCGGCGGTCACCGAGGGGGTCTTCCGCAGCCTCCAGGACCCGGCATCGGACGCGGTGCCCCGGGCCACCCACGAGGAGATCGTGCGCCTGCGGCGCCGGCACCGGTTCTTCCACTGGCACCTGGAGTTCCCCGAGGTCTTCACCGTCCCCGGGTCCGGCGAGGGCGTCGACGCGGCCACGGGGTGGGCCGGCGGATTCGCCTGCGTCCTGGGCAACCCGCCGTGGGAGCGCATCAAGCTCCAGGAACAGGAGTTCTTCGCCAGGCGTGACGCGGAGATCGCCGCCGCGAAGACCGCCGCCACCCGCAAGCGCCTGATCGCCGCGCTGAAGGAGGACGGGGACGGCACCGGGCTCCACGCCGAGTTCGAGGTGGCCAAACGCAGGGCGGAGGGCGAGAGCCACTTCCTGCGCGGCGCCGGACGCCATCCGCTGACCGGGCGCGGCGACATCAACACGTACGCCGTCTTCGCCGAGACGGGCCGCGCGCTGACCGGACCGCGCGGGCGCATGGGTGTCATCGTGCCGACGGGCATCGCGACCGACGCGACGACCCAGTTCTTCTTCCGGGACCTGGTGACCGAGGGGTCGATCGCCGCCCTGTACGACTTCGAGAACGCCGCGCCCGTCTTTCCCGACGTCCACCGCTCGTTCAAGTTCAGCATCCTGTCCCTGACCGGCCGGGCGCTGCGCGAACCCGCCGCCAGGTTCGCGTTCTTCCTGCACGACCCGGCCGAACTCCGCGACGAGAGCAAGGTGTTCACCCTCACGCCCGAGGAGATCACGCTCCTCAACCCCAACACGGGCACCTGCCCCGTCTTCCGCTCCCGCCGCGACGCCGAGATCACCCTCGGCATCTACGGCCGGGTCCCCGTCCTGATCAAGGAGGGCGATCCGGACGGCAACCCGTGGGGCGTGACGTTCAGGACGATGTTCCACATGTCCAACGACTCCCATCTCTTCCGCACCCGGGAGGAGTTGACGGCCACCGGCTGGCACCCCTGCGGCAACCGCTTCGTGCGGGCCGACCGGTCCATGCTCCCGCTGTACGAGGCGAAGATGGTCGACGCCTACAACCATCGCGCCGCCGACGTCGTCAAGAGCGCGACCGCCGTGAAGCGTCAGAACCAGCCGTCCTACCTGAGCGCCGCCGACCGGGCCTCGGCATCCCGTCTCGCCGTGCCGGGCAGCTGGGTGGACAGCGCCGGGACACCGCACGACGCGCCGCCCGGCTGGCTCGCCTTCCTCCGCATCAGCAGCCCCACCAACCAGCGGACCATGATCTCCGCCATCCTCCCGCCCGCGGCGATCGGCGACTCCGTCTTCCTGCTGTGCACCAGGACCTCGCGGGACAGTGCCGCCCTCGCGGCGCACTTCAACTCCTTCGTCTACGACTTCGTCACCCGCCAGAAGGTCGCCGGACTCAACCTCAACTTCTTCTACATCCGCCAGCTCCCCGTGCTGCCGCCCGAAACCGTCCGCCGTTTCACGGACTTCCTGACCCCGCGCGTCCTCGAACTCACCTACACGGCCCACGACATGAGGCCCTTCGCCACCGACCTGGGCGAGTCCGGCGCACCCTTTTGCTGGGACGAGGCCCGCCGGCGCCACATCCGCGCCGAACTCGACGCGCTCCTCTTCCACCTCTACGAGATCGCCCGCGACGACGTCGGCCACATCCTGGACACCTTCCCCGTCGTCCGGCGCAGGGACGAGGCCCGGTACGGCACGTACCGCACGAAGGACCTGATCCTGGCCGAGTACGACCGCATGGCCGCCGCCGGCCTGCCGGCGGGCGGTACCTACACCTCCACGCTCACCCCGCCGCCGGGGGAGGGGGCCCGCCATCCGGAGCCGGCTGCCGTGACCTCCGCGAGCACCCGGTAG
- a CDS encoding phosphocholine-specific phospholipase C has product MADIDRRRLLKLAGSSVALSALSGSIARAASLPARGRTGTIEDVGHIVVLMQENRSFDHYFGTMKGVRGYGDPRPVTLPGGKPVWHQADAAGREVLPFRPPADELGMQFLQDLNHDWAGGHRAFNKGAYDQWVPAKTATTMAHLTREDIPFHYALADAFTVCDAYHCSFIGSTDPNRYYLWSGCTGNDGTGGGPELGNDEAGYGWTTYPERLERAGVSWKVYQDIGDGLDASGSWGWINDAYRGTYGDNSLLYFNSYRDARPGDPLYDKARTGSDIKGGGGLLDDLRADIRAGTLPSVSWIVSPEAFSEHPNWPANYGAWYIAQVLDALTADPEVWGRTALFLTYDENDGFFDHVVPPFVPSGPAQGLSTVDTSADYFPGDARYAAGPYGLGQRVPMTVVSPWSTGGYACSEVFDHTSVIRFMERRFGVHEPHISPWRRAVCGDLTSAFDFRRTDTSAPDLPSTAGYEPPDGDRHPDYVPVPPATGAVPGQERGTRPTRPLPYAPLADGAADPAAGTYRLTFGGGPAAGAQFLVTSANRTDGPWTYTTGAGDMLADTWNTAYSDGLTDLTVHGPNGFLRSFRGAGKTAGPEVTARHVAAGGQLELTFTHAGPGSARLTVRSAAAYGGAVRTVTVAAGETVIRTLDLRGSAHWYDITVADDGDTTFLRRFAGHVETGEPGTSDPGLVTG; this is encoded by the coding sequence ATGGCAGACATCGACCGCCGCCGGCTCCTGAAGCTCGCCGGGAGCTCCGTCGCCCTCAGCGCGCTGTCGGGCAGCATCGCCCGCGCCGCGTCCCTCCCGGCGCGGGGGCGTACGGGCACCATCGAGGATGTCGGGCACATCGTCGTCCTGATGCAGGAGAACCGTTCCTTCGACCACTACTTCGGGACGATGAAGGGCGTACGGGGGTACGGCGACCCGCGGCCCGTCACGCTGCCCGGCGGGAAGCCGGTCTGGCACCAGGCGGACGCGGCCGGGCGGGAGGTGCTGCCGTTCCGGCCGCCGGCCGATGAGCTCGGGATGCAGTTCCTCCAGGACCTGAACCACGACTGGGCGGGCGGCCACCGGGCGTTCAACAAGGGGGCCTACGACCAGTGGGTGCCCGCCAAGACGGCGACGACGATGGCCCACCTCACGCGGGAGGACATCCCCTTCCACTACGCGCTCGCCGACGCGTTCACCGTCTGCGACGCCTACCACTGCTCGTTCATCGGGTCGACCGACCCCAACCGCTACTACCTGTGGAGCGGCTGCACCGGCAACGACGGGACCGGCGGCGGGCCCGAGCTGGGCAACGACGAGGCGGGGTACGGCTGGACGACCTACCCCGAGCGGCTGGAGCGGGCCGGGGTGTCGTGGAAGGTCTACCAGGACATCGGTGACGGGCTCGACGCCAGCGGCTCCTGGGGCTGGATCAACGACGCCTACCGGGGCACCTACGGCGACAACTCGCTTCTCTACTTCAACAGTTACCGCGACGCCCGGCCCGGCGACCCCCTGTACGACAAGGCGCGCACCGGCAGCGACATCAAGGGCGGCGGCGGGCTGCTCGACGACCTCAGGGCCGACATCCGGGCCGGGACGCTGCCCTCGGTGTCCTGGATCGTGTCCCCCGAGGCCTTCAGCGAACACCCCAACTGGCCCGCGAACTACGGCGCCTGGTACATCGCCCAGGTGCTGGACGCACTGACCGCCGACCCCGAGGTCTGGGGACGTACCGCCCTCTTCCTCACCTATGACGAGAACGACGGCTTCTTCGACCACGTCGTGCCGCCCTTCGTCCCGTCCGGCCCCGCGCAGGGACTGTCCACCGTCGACACCTCGGCCGACTACTTCCCCGGCGACGCGCGTTACGCCGCCGGACCGTACGGGCTCGGCCAGCGCGTCCCCATGACCGTCGTCTCGCCCTGGAGCACCGGCGGCTACGCCTGCTCCGAGGTCTTCGACCACACGTCCGTCATCCGGTTCATGGAGCGGCGCTTCGGCGTCCACGAGCCCCATATCTCGCCCTGGCGGCGGGCCGTCTGCGGCGACCTGACCTCCGCGTTCGACTTCCGGCGTACGGACACCTCGGCGCCCGACCTGCCCTCCACGGCCGGGTACGAGCCCCCGGACGGCGACCGGCACCCCGACTACGTGCCCGTGCCGCCCGCCACCGGGGCGGTGCCGGGCCAGGAGCGCGGGACGCGCCCCACCCGCCCGCTGCCCTACGCGCCGCTGGCCGACGGGGCCGCCGATCCGGCCGCGGGCACATACCGCCTCACCTTCGGCGGCGGTCCGGCGGCCGGCGCGCAGTTCCTCGTGACGTCCGCCAACCGCACAGACGGGCCCTGGACCTACACCACCGGGGCGGGCGACATGCTCGCGGACACCTGGAACACCGCCTACTCCGACGGGCTGACCGACCTCACCGTCCACGGCCCGAACGGATTCCTGCGCTCGTTCCGGGGCGCGGGAAAGACGGCCGGGCCCGAGGTGACGGCCCGTCATGTGGCGGCCGGCGGACAGCTGGAACTCACCTTCACCCACGCCGGCCCCGGGAGCGCCCGGCTGACCGTCCGCAGTGCGGCGGCCTACGGGGGAGCGGTCCGGACGGTCACCGTGGCCGCGGGCGAGACCGTGATCCGCACCCTCGATCTGCGGGGAAGCGCACACTGGTACGACATCACCGTGGCCGACGACGGCGACACCACGTTCCTCCGCCGTTTCGCCGGCCATGTCGAGACGGGAGAACCCGGCACGAGCGACCCCGGACTCGTCACCGGCTGA
- a CDS encoding MerR family transcriptional regulator: MRIGQLASRTGVSVRSVRYYEEQGLLTGTRSPGGQRIYTDADVERVVFIQRMYGAGLSSRTIAEVLPCVDAPSEANSDSALERLALERDRLDAHIAELLRTREALDVLMATARAHRDQLGTAALSR; this comes from the coding sequence ATGCGGATCGGGCAGCTCGCGTCACGGACCGGAGTCAGCGTCCGGTCCGTGCGCTACTACGAGGAGCAGGGGCTGCTCACCGGCACCCGCAGCCCCGGCGGCCAGCGGATCTATACGGACGCCGACGTGGAGCGGGTCGTGTTCATCCAGCGGATGTACGGCGCGGGCCTGTCCAGCCGCACCATCGCCGAGGTGCTGCCCTGCGTCGACGCGCCGAGCGAGGCGAACTCGGACTCCGCGCTGGAGCGGCTGGCGCTGGAACGCGACCGGCTCGACGCCCACATCGCCGAGCTCCTGCGGACGAGGGAGGCCCTCGATGTGCTGATGGCCACGGCTCGGGCCCACCGGGACCAGCTGGGGACGGCCGCGCTCAGCCGGTGA
- a CDS encoding alkene reductase: protein MTTLFSSYPLGGLTLPNRVVMAPMTRVRAAAGGLATLSMAAYYAQRATAGLIVSEGVQPSAVGQSNPGTPGLYTDEQVAAWRPVTSAVHTNGGRIFAQIMHGGRVSHPDTTGMRPVGPSAVAATGDVFTPSGPQPAPTPRALDTAEVPEHARSYAHAARRAVEAGFDGVELHGANGYLISQFLSSNANLRTDRYGGPVANRIRFAVEAAAATVDAVGGARTGIRLSPGGEFWGVRESEVSELYAALLAELAPLGLAYVHLEATADEDVLLTLRRAWPGTLVVNPVVPMGPKQTGRDDADHWLALGADLISFGRAFISNPDLVERLRAGLPIAPVDEATYYQGGDAGYLTYPAHPYAA from the coding sequence GTGACGACCCTTTTCAGCAGCTACCCGCTCGGTGGCCTGACCCTGCCCAACCGAGTCGTCATGGCCCCCATGACGCGGGTCCGGGCCGCCGCCGGCGGACTGGCGACGCTGTCGATGGCGGCCTACTACGCCCAGCGGGCCACGGCCGGACTGATCGTCAGCGAGGGTGTGCAGCCCAGCGCGGTCGGGCAGTCCAACCCGGGTACGCCGGGGCTGTACACCGACGAGCAGGTCGCCGCGTGGCGGCCGGTGACCTCGGCGGTGCACACCAACGGCGGACGGATCTTCGCCCAGATCATGCACGGCGGCCGGGTCTCGCATCCCGACACCACTGGCATGCGGCCGGTGGGGCCCTCGGCGGTGGCCGCCACCGGGGACGTGTTCACCCCGTCAGGGCCCCAGCCGGCCCCGACACCGCGCGCCCTGGACACGGCTGAAGTGCCCGAGCACGCCAGGTCGTACGCCCACGCGGCCCGGCGCGCCGTCGAGGCGGGCTTCGACGGCGTGGAACTGCACGGCGCCAACGGCTACCTGATCTCGCAGTTCCTCTCGTCCAACGCCAACCTGCGCACGGACCGCTACGGCGGCCCGGTCGCCAACCGGATCCGCTTCGCCGTCGAGGCCGCCGCCGCCACCGTCGACGCCGTCGGCGGGGCCAGGACCGGCATCCGGCTCTCCCCGGGCGGCGAGTTCTGGGGGGTCCGGGAGAGCGAGGTCAGCGAGCTGTACGCCGCGCTGCTGGCCGAACTGGCCCCGCTCGGTCTGGCCTACGTGCACCTTGAGGCCACCGCGGACGAGGACGTGCTCCTCACCCTGCGCCGGGCCTGGCCGGGCACGCTCGTCGTCAACCCCGTGGTCCCGATGGGACCCAAGCAGACCGGCCGGGACGACGCCGACCACTGGCTCGCGCTGGGCGCCGACCTCATCAGCTTCGGCCGGGCCTTCATCTCCAATCCCGACCTCGTCGAGCGCCTGCGCGCCGGACTGCCGATCGCACCCGTCGACGAGGCCACGTACTACCAGGGCGGCGACGCGGGCTATCTGACCTACCCGGCCCACCCGTACGCGGCGTGA